The following coding sequences are from one Anabas testudineus chromosome 16, fAnaTes1.2, whole genome shotgun sequence window:
- the deptor gene encoding DEP domain-containing mTOR-interacting protein isoform X2, which produces MVLEREMDGIGLTMQKKAAELERLAEVLVTGEQLRLRLHEGKVIKDRRHHLRTYPNCFVAKELIDWLIEHKEASDRDTAIKIMQKLLDQCIVHHVCDEHREFKDMKLFYRFRKDDGTFPLDSEAKVFMRGQRIYEKMMNTENSLLQTREEEGGTFERTLVASEFIDWLLQEGEMATREEAEQLARRLLEHGIIQHVTNKHHFVDGPLLYQFRMNFRRRRRLIELLHERGRCIPESHDSPFCLRKQNSDGGNTSFLSVSPTKEIKVVTGVRRSSMSSSCGSSGYYSSSPTLSSSPPVLCNPKSVLKRQVSPEELQTPGGPFIKKTFTIVGDAVGWGFVVRGSKPCHIQAVDPGGPAAAAGMKVCQFVVSVNGLNVLSHDYRTVSNLILTGPRTIVMEVMEEV; this is translated from the exons GCTGCGGCTCCACGAGGGGAAGGTGATCAAGGATCGGCGGCACCACCTTCGAACGTATCCGAACTGCTTCGTGGCCAAGGAGCTCATCGACTGGCTGATCGAACACAAGGAGGCCTCTGACCGAGACACGGCCATCAAGATCATGCAGAAACTTCTAGACCAGTGCATCGTTCACCATG tGTGTGATGAGCACCGGGAGTTCAAAGACATGAAGTTGTTCTACCGCTTTCGTAAGGACGACGGCACGTTTCCATTGGACAGTGAAGCCAAAGTGTTCATGAGGGGACAGAGGATCTATGAGAA GAtgatgaacacagagaacagcCTCTTACAGAcgagggaggaggagggcggGACATTTGAGCGGACATTGGTGGCCTCCGAGTTCATCGACTGGCTGTTACAGGAGGGGGAGATGGCAACCAGGGAGGAGGCAGAGCAACTGGCACGGAGGCTCCTTGAACATGGCATCATTCAACACG TCACCAACAAGCATCACTTTGTTGATGGGCCCCTCCTCTACCAGTTCAGGATGAATTTccggcggcggcggcggcttATTGAACTTCTTCACGAGCGCGGCCGCTGCATCCCAGAGAGCCACGACAGCCCCTTCTGTCTCCGCAAACAGAACTCAGATGGAGGCAACACCAGCTTCCTTTCAG TGAGTCCCACTAAAGAGATAAAGGTGGTGACCGGAGTTCGTCGGAGCAGcatgagcagcagctgtggcaGCAGCGGTTATTACAGCAGCAGCCCcacactcagcagcagtccacCTGTCCTTTGCAACCCCAAGTCTG TTCTGAAGAGACAAGTGAGTccagaggagctgcagacacCGGGAGGACCGTTTATAAAGAAGACATTCACa ATTGTAGGTGATGCTGTGGGCTGGGGCTTTGTGGTGCGAGGCAGCAAGCCCTGTCACATCCAGGCTGTGGATCCTGGTGGCCCTGCAGCTGCTGCGGGCAtgaag GTGTGTCAGTTTGTGGTGTCAGTGAACGGACTGAACGTCCTCTCTCACGACTACAGGACCGTCAGCAACCTGATCCTGACTGGGCCCAGGACAATCGTCATGGAAGTGATGGAGGAGGTATAA
- the deptor gene encoding DEP domain-containing mTOR-interacting protein isoform X1: protein MVLERREMDGIGLTMQKKAAELERLAEVLVTGEQLRLRLHEGKVIKDRRHHLRTYPNCFVAKELIDWLIEHKEASDRDTAIKIMQKLLDQCIVHHVCDEHREFKDMKLFYRFRKDDGTFPLDSEAKVFMRGQRIYEKMMNTENSLLQTREEEGGTFERTLVASEFIDWLLQEGEMATREEAEQLARRLLEHGIIQHVTNKHHFVDGPLLYQFRMNFRRRRRLIELLHERGRCIPESHDSPFCLRKQNSDGGNTSFLSVSPTKEIKVVTGVRRSSMSSSCGSSGYYSSSPTLSSSPPVLCNPKSVLKRQVSPEELQTPGGPFIKKTFTIVGDAVGWGFVVRGSKPCHIQAVDPGGPAAAAGMKVCQFVVSVNGLNVLSHDYRTVSNLILTGPRTIVMEVMEEV, encoded by the exons GCTGCGGCTCCACGAGGGGAAGGTGATCAAGGATCGGCGGCACCACCTTCGAACGTATCCGAACTGCTTCGTGGCCAAGGAGCTCATCGACTGGCTGATCGAACACAAGGAGGCCTCTGACCGAGACACGGCCATCAAGATCATGCAGAAACTTCTAGACCAGTGCATCGTTCACCATG tGTGTGATGAGCACCGGGAGTTCAAAGACATGAAGTTGTTCTACCGCTTTCGTAAGGACGACGGCACGTTTCCATTGGACAGTGAAGCCAAAGTGTTCATGAGGGGACAGAGGATCTATGAGAA GAtgatgaacacagagaacagcCTCTTACAGAcgagggaggaggagggcggGACATTTGAGCGGACATTGGTGGCCTCCGAGTTCATCGACTGGCTGTTACAGGAGGGGGAGATGGCAACCAGGGAGGAGGCAGAGCAACTGGCACGGAGGCTCCTTGAACATGGCATCATTCAACACG TCACCAACAAGCATCACTTTGTTGATGGGCCCCTCCTCTACCAGTTCAGGATGAATTTccggcggcggcggcggcttATTGAACTTCTTCACGAGCGCGGCCGCTGCATCCCAGAGAGCCACGACAGCCCCTTCTGTCTCCGCAAACAGAACTCAGATGGAGGCAACACCAGCTTCCTTTCAG TGAGTCCCACTAAAGAGATAAAGGTGGTGACCGGAGTTCGTCGGAGCAGcatgagcagcagctgtggcaGCAGCGGTTATTACAGCAGCAGCCCcacactcagcagcagtccacCTGTCCTTTGCAACCCCAAGTCTG TTCTGAAGAGACAAGTGAGTccagaggagctgcagacacCGGGAGGACCGTTTATAAAGAAGACATTCACa ATTGTAGGTGATGCTGTGGGCTGGGGCTTTGTGGTGCGAGGCAGCAAGCCCTGTCACATCCAGGCTGTGGATCCTGGTGGCCCTGCAGCTGCTGCGGGCAtgaag GTGTGTCAGTTTGTGGTGTCAGTGAACGGACTGAACGTCCTCTCTCACGACTACAGGACCGTCAGCAACCTGATCCTGACTGGGCCCAGGACAATCGTCATGGAAGTGATGGAGGAGGTATAA